From one Marinobacter sp. LV10MA510-1 genomic stretch:
- the hpaR gene encoding homoprotocatechuate degradation operon regulator HpaR, which translates to MRKFEDSIPLKLLKAREATMSLFRPVLQSIPLTEQQWRVIRALVEHGELESKQLADLCCILSPSLTGIISRLEQQDYIYRRRSPEDQRRVLISLTDKAEQMFDSVSPVLEARYAEITRQFSKENMQQLADLLDQLGQIKP; encoded by the coding sequence ATGCGCAAATTTGAAGACTCCATCCCTCTGAAGCTACTCAAGGCGCGCGAAGCGACCATGAGCCTCTTCCGCCCGGTACTGCAGTCAATTCCGCTTACCGAGCAGCAATGGCGTGTCATTCGCGCATTGGTTGAGCATGGTGAACTGGAATCAAAGCAGCTCGCTGACCTATGCTGCATCCTTAGCCCTAGTTTGACCGGCATTATCAGCCGACTGGAACAGCAGGACTACATCTATCGTCGTCGCTCACCGGAGGATCAGCGCCGCGTGCTAATCAGTCTGACCGACAAAGCCGAGCAAATGTTTGACAGTGTTAGCCCGGTGCTCGAAGCCCGTTACGCAGAGATCACTCGCCAGTTCTCCAAAGAGAACATGCAGCAGCTAGCAGATCTGCTCGATCAGCTTGGCCAGATAAAACCCTGA
- the hpaA gene encoding 4-hydroxyphenylacetate catabolism regulatory protein HpaA, translating into MAVRLFCYGRVMNDSNHSEWIPNIILGQDYDRRYIDAPIHYDILENLAFFFGRDMPVHRHAQYLQIHYIDRGEISFHIDDKIYHVRGPSLILTPPSVPHSFLTKPDARGHVLTIHQSIVWQLLKDGLQQEMDTELNHGICIARVDLEPEQRSQWTLITQTFRNLKIEWFREHPATRLALHSLVSFLLIQISRLSAKEAESTAVNNDDLQIFRRFSDLIEEHFREHWHLPEYTGRLGISESRLHQICQRVSNRSPKKLTHDRIMQETKRLLIFSNLSSSDICYQLGFSDPAYFSRFFKHHTNSTAQCYRRQQQ; encoded by the coding sequence ATGGCGGTCCGCCTTTTCTGTTATGGCCGCGTCATGAACGATAGCAATCACAGTGAATGGATTCCCAACATTATCCTGGGACAGGATTACGACCGCCGTTATATCGACGCGCCCATCCACTACGATATTCTGGAAAACCTGGCCTTTTTTTTTGGTCGTGACATGCCGGTCCACCGGCATGCCCAATACCTTCAGATTCACTACATCGACCGGGGCGAAATCAGCTTCCATATCGATGATAAGATCTATCACGTCCGCGGCCCTAGCCTGATTCTGACGCCGCCTTCTGTACCCCACTCTTTTCTCACCAAACCCGATGCCCGCGGCCACGTACTGACCATTCATCAGTCCATTGTCTGGCAACTACTCAAAGATGGCCTGCAGCAGGAGATGGATACTGAGCTGAATCATGGCATTTGTATTGCGCGAGTCGACCTAGAGCCTGAACAACGCTCCCAGTGGACGCTGATTACTCAGACCTTTCGCAACCTTAAAATAGAGTGGTTTCGGGAACACCCGGCCACGCGGCTGGCCCTGCACTCGCTGGTAAGCTTTCTATTAATTCAGATCAGCCGCCTGTCTGCCAAGGAGGCGGAGAGTACCGCAGTCAATAACGACGATCTGCAAATCTTTCGCCGTTTCTCCGACTTGATAGAAGAGCACTTCCGCGAGCACTGGCATTTACCGGAATACACCGGCCGTCTCGGCATTTCTGAAAGCCGACTGCACCAAATCTGTCAGCGCGTATCTAATCGCTCTCCAAAAAAACTGACCCACGACCGTATTATGCAAGAAACCAAGCGGCTGCTGATCTTCAGCAATCTCTCCAGCAGCGATATCTGTTACCAACTTGGTTTCTCTGACCCAGCCTACTTTTCTCGCTTTTTCAAGCACCACACAAACTCCACTGCACAGTGCTACCGCCGCCAACAGCAATAG
- the hpaE gene encoding 5-carboxymethyl-2-hydroxymuconate semialdehyde dehydrogenase gives MSDTLATNLERAQQYLERFKNNTTGHYINGEFTLGNGGREYDNLTPTDNSSIGKVMAGSVADMDAACEAAENAFEAWANTPGAERKKMLHKFADRLVDRADEIALIESMDCGQAIRFMKQAALRGAANFRFFADKAPEAQNGLALHQDEHTNYTIRNAIGPVGIITPWNTPFMLSTWKIAPALAAGCTVVHKPAELTPLSAYILAEIANEVLPKGVWNMVNGFGEDAGKRLTEHPAIKAVALVGETATGSRIMRQGAETLKRMHFELGGKNPVIVFDDADFERALDAVVFMIYSLNGQRCTSSSRLLIQSGIREKFIAALEQRVRNLRVGHSLDPETEVGPLVATEHFNKVLSYFDIAKQDGANIAVGGKRVTEATPELNPKGNYVEPTLFTGASNQMRIAQEEIFGPVLTTITFDTEEEAVKIANDTQYGLSGYIWTENTGRAMRMAKHVQAGMLWVNSENNRNLPSPFGGIKMSGIGRDGGDWSFDFYMETKNVCIAHGTHRVPTLGKR, from the coding sequence ATGAGCGATACACTGGCAACCAATCTGGAACGCGCACAGCAGTACCTAGAGCGCTTCAAAAACAACACCACCGGACACTATATCAACGGTGAATTCACTCTGGGTAACGGCGGGCGTGAATACGACAACCTCACGCCAACCGACAACAGCTCCATCGGTAAAGTGATGGCCGGCTCCGTTGCTGACATGGATGCGGCCTGTGAAGCGGCTGAAAATGCCTTCGAAGCCTGGGCAAACACGCCGGGCGCCGAACGCAAAAAAATGCTGCACAAATTCGCTGACCGTCTGGTTGATCGCGCTGATGAAATCGCACTGATCGAATCCATGGACTGCGGTCAGGCGATCCGCTTCATGAAGCAGGCCGCCCTGCGTGGCGCCGCCAACTTTCGCTTCTTCGCCGACAAGGCACCGGAAGCGCAGAATGGCCTGGCCTTGCATCAGGACGAGCACACCAACTACACCATCCGCAATGCGATTGGTCCAGTCGGCATCATCACCCCATGGAACACGCCGTTCATGCTGTCCACCTGGAAAATAGCTCCGGCACTGGCGGCAGGCTGTACGGTGGTGCACAAACCTGCTGAACTAACCCCGCTGAGCGCCTATATTCTGGCCGAGATCGCAAATGAAGTGCTGCCCAAGGGCGTGTGGAATATGGTCAATGGCTTCGGCGAAGACGCCGGCAAACGTCTGACCGAACATCCGGCTATAAAAGCAGTCGCCCTGGTGGGTGAAACGGCCACCGGATCGCGCATCATGCGTCAGGGTGCAGAAACCCTGAAGCGCATGCACTTCGAACTGGGCGGCAAAAACCCGGTCATCGTTTTTGACGACGCCGATTTCGAACGCGCACTGGATGCCGTTGTATTCATGATTTACAGCCTGAACGGTCAGCGCTGCACATCTTCAAGTCGCCTTTTAATTCAAAGCGGCATTCGCGAGAAGTTCATCGCCGCACTCGAGCAGCGAGTGCGCAACCTGCGCGTGGGCCACTCACTGGATCCGGAAACCGAAGTGGGCCCGCTGGTCGCCACCGAACATTTCAACAAGGTTTTGAGCTACTTCGACATTGCGAAACAAGACGGTGCCAATATCGCTGTGGGTGGCAAGCGCGTTACCGAAGCAACGCCCGAACTGAACCCGAAAGGCAACTACGTTGAGCCAACCCTATTTACCGGTGCCAGCAATCAGATGCGTATCGCCCAAGAAGAAATCTTCGGCCCGGTACTGACGACCATTACCTTCGACACTGAAGAAGAAGCGGTTAAGATTGCCAATGACACCCAGTACGGTCTGTCTGGCTACATCTGGACGGAAAATACCGGCCGCGCCATGCGCATGGCCAAGCACGTTCAGGCCGGCATGCTGTGGGTGAACTCTGAAAACAACCGAAATTTGCCGTCTCCGTTCGGCGGTATCAAGATGTCCGGCATAGGCCGTGACGGCGGTGATTGGAGCTTCGACTTCTACATGGAAACCAAGAACGTCTGCATCGCACATGGCACTCACCGTGTTCCGACTCTCGGCAAGCGCTAA
- a CDS encoding fumarylacetoacetate hydrolase family protein, giving the protein MRHARIILDGRELDISIDANDHITTTDGDALDVTLNSDQITWLPPVKEPGTIFALGLNYADHATELAFEPPKEPLVFIKHANTLTGHKQISYRPDNIEFQHYECELVAVIGKTGKNIKREDAMDYVAGYTVCNDFAIRDYLENYYRPNLRVKSRDSLLPMGPWIVDAADVPNANNLRLTTEVNGKITQDGSTKDMIFDVPFLIEYLSKIMTLNPGDMIATGTPHGVVDMQPGDTVVCSIENVCSLETKIVSEKEYYGDNY; this is encoded by the coding sequence ATGAGACATGCACGCATTATCCTGGACGGTCGTGAGCTGGACATCAGTATCGACGCCAACGACCACATCACCACCACTGATGGTGATGCACTGGACGTGACGCTGAATTCCGATCAGATCACCTGGCTGCCACCGGTAAAAGAGCCGGGCACTATCTTCGCACTGGGTCTGAACTACGCCGACCACGCCACTGAACTGGCGTTTGAGCCGCCAAAAGAGCCGCTGGTGTTCATCAAACACGCCAACACGTTAACCGGCCACAAACAAATCAGTTACCGCCCGGACAACATCGAATTCCAGCACTATGAGTGTGAACTGGTCGCCGTCATCGGCAAGACGGGCAAAAACATCAAGCGTGAAGACGCGATGGACTATGTGGCCGGCTACACCGTCTGCAACGACTTCGCCATCCGCGACTATCTGGAAAACTACTACCGCCCGAACCTGCGTGTGAAGAGCCGTGACTCTCTGCTGCCGATGGGTCCGTGGATCGTTGACGCCGCTGACGTGCCCAACGCCAACAACCTGCGTTTGACCACTGAAGTGAACGGCAAGATCACTCAGGACGGCTCTACCAAGGACATGATCTTCGACGTGCCCTTCCTGATCGAATACCTGAGCAAGATCATGACCCTGAACCCGGGTGACATGATTGCCACCGGCACGCCGCACGGTGTAGTCGACATGCAGCCGGGCGACACCGTGGTCTGCAGCATCGAGAACGTCTGCTCACTCGAAACGAAGATCGTTTCCGAGAAGGAATACTACGGCGACAACTATTAA
- a CDS encoding fumarylacetoacetate hydrolase family protein — protein MTARTLVNSKLVCVALNDKAQLAALEATFNEAPYKKPPTQPVLYYKPHNTWSTEGAIVEWAKDFDGNDVTEMAIGASLGVVIGKKTCRISAEEALDYVSGYTIVADYSLPEQNYYRPDIKGKCLDTSAPVGPEVVATGNVAKPDALTVTISVNGEQKSAFKLANMERCVAELISIISRIMTLQAGEIIAVGFAGDRVAVNKGDKVKASIEGVGTLNNTLGGA, from the coding sequence ATGACTGCAAGGACACTGGTTAACAGCAAGCTGGTCTGCGTCGCACTGAACGACAAAGCACAGCTGGCCGCTCTGGAAGCAACATTCAACGAAGCCCCCTACAAAAAGCCGCCGACTCAACCAGTGCTCTACTATAAGCCGCACAACACTTGGAGCACCGAGGGTGCCATTGTTGAGTGGGCAAAAGATTTTGACGGCAACGACGTTACCGAAATGGCGATAGGTGCCAGCTTGGGCGTGGTGATTGGTAAAAAAACCTGCCGCATCTCTGCCGAAGAAGCACTGGATTATGTCAGCGGTTACACCATCGTCGCCGACTATTCCTTGCCGGAGCAGAACTACTATCGCCCGGACATCAAAGGCAAGTGCCTGGATACCTCCGCACCGGTCGGCCCTGAAGTGGTTGCCACTGGCAATGTTGCCAAGCCGGATGCACTGACCGTAACCATCAGCGTCAACGGCGAGCAGAAGAGCGCCTTTAAGTTGGCCAATATGGAGCGCTGCGTTGCCGAGCTGATCAGCATTATCTCGCGCATCATGACCCTGCAGGCAGGCGAAATCATCGCCGTCGGTTTCGCCGGTGACCGCGTTGCGGTTAACAAAGGCGACAAGGTTAAAGCAAGCATCGAGGGTGTTGGCACCCTGAACAACACATTAGGAGGTGCTTGA
- the hpaI gene encoding 4-hydroxy-2-oxoheptanedioate aldolase, with the protein MELPKNRFKQGLATGDTQYGLWLGLPDNSAAEIAALAGFDWLLIDGEHAPFDLRTIMAHLQAIAPYDTAPIVRCVEGNTALLKQLLDIGAQTLLVPMVETAEQATQLVKAVRYPPQGIRGLGTALARGARWNQVSGYLKKANAEICLIVQVETAGAMENLDAILQVDGVDGVFIGPSDLSASMGYVGDASNPAVVKTINNGLNKIRDAGKYAGLLCLDPSLVEDYVQQGANFVGVGVDTMILANETRKLARSFKKGAPVEDEKPQAGY; encoded by the coding sequence ATGGAGCTGCCAAAGAACCGCTTCAAGCAGGGACTGGCTACCGGCGATACCCAGTACGGCCTCTGGCTCGGCCTGCCAGACAACAGTGCCGCTGAAATTGCCGCCTTGGCAGGTTTCGACTGGCTACTGATCGACGGTGAACACGCCCCGTTCGACCTGCGTACCATCATGGCGCATCTGCAGGCGATCGCCCCTTACGACACCGCACCCATCGTGCGCTGCGTCGAAGGCAACACAGCCCTGCTCAAGCAGCTTCTGGACATCGGCGCGCAGACCCTGCTTGTTCCGATGGTCGAGACGGCCGAACAGGCAACTCAACTCGTAAAGGCCGTTCGCTATCCGCCGCAGGGCATCCGCGGCCTGGGCACCGCATTGGCTCGTGGTGCGCGCTGGAATCAGGTATCGGGTTATCTGAAAAAAGCCAACGCTGAGATTTGCCTGATTGTTCAGGTGGAAACGGCCGGCGCGATGGAAAACCTGGACGCCATTTTGCAAGTCGACGGTGTTGACGGCGTATTTATCGGCCCGTCCGATTTGTCCGCGTCGATGGGTTACGTCGGTGATGCCAGCAACCCGGCGGTGGTCAAGACCATCAACAACGGCCTGAACAAGATTCGTGACGCCGGCAAGTATGCCGGCTTGCTCTGCCTGGACCCGTCACTGGTGGAGGACTATGTCCAGCAGGGTGCCAATTTCGTCGGTGTCGGTGTCGATACTATGATTCTGGCCAATGAAACCCGCAAACTGGCGCGGAGCTTCAAAAAGGGCGCCCCGGTTGAAGACGAAAAGCCTCAGGCCGGCTACTGA
- the hpaH gene encoding 2-oxo-hept-4-ene-1,7-dioate hydratase translates to MLTKEQIKIAADRLYEAEVNRKQIPALTLEHPEMDMADAYSVQKAWVDRKIEDGRKVIGYKIGLTSRAMQMSSNIDQPDYGVLLDDMLFEDGATLKASDFLDPRIEVELAFVLKKPLSGENVTVFDVINATDYVIPSLELIAARCLRTDPETGYTRKVYDTISDNAANAGIVMGGRPVKPMDIDLRWAGCMLYLNGQIEETGLAGGVLGNPLKGITWVCKRFAPHGIGLEPGQVILSGSFIRPVPVKAGDTVHADFGSLGGVALNFE, encoded by the coding sequence ATGTTGACCAAAGAGCAGATCAAGATCGCCGCCGATCGTTTGTACGAAGCAGAAGTGAATCGCAAGCAGATCCCGGCGCTGACCCTGGAGCATCCTGAAATGGACATGGCAGATGCCTACTCCGTACAGAAAGCCTGGGTTGACCGCAAGATTGAAGATGGCCGCAAGGTGATCGGCTACAAGATCGGTTTGACTTCTCGCGCCATGCAGATGTCGTCCAATATTGATCAGCCTGACTACGGAGTGCTGCTCGACGACATGCTGTTCGAAGACGGCGCTACCCTTAAAGCGTCTGACTTCCTTGACCCTCGCATCGAAGTGGAACTGGCATTCGTGCTGAAGAAACCACTGTCTGGTGAAAATGTCACCGTCTTTGATGTTATCAACGCGACCGACTACGTAATTCCGTCGCTGGAACTGATCGCCGCGCGCTGCCTGCGTACCGATCCGGAAACAGGCTACACTCGCAAGGTGTACGACACGATTTCCGACAACGCCGCCAATGCCGGCATCGTCATGGGCGGCCGCCCAGTCAAACCGATGGATATCGACCTGCGCTGGGCCGGCTGTATGCTGTACCTGAACGGTCAGATTGAAGAAACCGGCTTGGCCGGTGGTGTACTTGGCAACCCGTTGAAAGGTATCACTTGGGTGTGCAAACGTTTTGCCCCGCACGGTATCGGCCTGGAACCAGGCCAAGTGATCCTTTCCGGCTCTTTCATCCGCCCGGTGCCGGTCAAGGCAGGCGATACTGTCCACGCCGATTTCGGCTCACTGGGTGGCGTGGCCCTGAACTTCGAATAA
- a CDS encoding 5-carboxymethyl-2-hydroxymuconate Delta-isomerase: MPHFIVEYSGNLHDRLDFQPLFKGLHEYVVSTGAFPLGGVRSRAIRCNDFRVADGRDDFALLNLNLKIGHGRDMTLKQEVAKQVFKILCDWMQPITDESYVQISFEMTELDPVLKFNKNNIHALFSNT, encoded by the coding sequence ATGCCGCATTTTATAGTTGAATACTCGGGCAACCTGCATGACCGTCTGGATTTTCAGCCGTTATTCAAGGGATTGCATGAATATGTGGTGTCAACGGGTGCTTTCCCGCTTGGCGGTGTGCGCAGCCGTGCAATCCGCTGCAACGATTTTCGGGTGGCTGATGGTCGTGATGACTTCGCGCTCCTGAACCTGAACCTGAAGATCGGACACGGTCGCGATATGACTCTTAAACAGGAAGTCGCTAAGCAGGTATTCAAGATTCTGTGTGACTGGATGCAACCGATCACTGATGAAAGTTATGTACAGATCTCTTTCGAGATGACAGAGCTAGATCCGGTGCTGAAGTTCAACAAAAACAACATTCATGCCCTGTTCTCAAATACCTGA
- a CDS encoding TRAP transporter substrate-binding protein: protein MTKIKFFTKAAMLSLGLAISSSAFAATTLHVGTWLPPTNPQNAVVWPTWAKWVEEATEGRVKVKIENDLGHPKTMFQLVEDGVVNAGFSYHGYVPGRFELPQIVELPGLGVGAEAASVALWRVYNKYFMDSGEFVGLTLIGMFTHGPGYIHSIDPITSFDQIKGKKIRIGGGVQTDLGKRMDVTPVSAPAPEVYQMMQQGMIDGAFLPMGEQKTLRLKEVAPNVTMLPGGMYLGSFSMFIDPYFLEKLDPKDREAIMSVSGEKLSALAGRAWDGIDDEGLKAAQEAGVNIIRVKEGDQMAQDFQKLIQGMDEQWIQSVSDRAPNARQALKELRTVAREYEREHQE, encoded by the coding sequence ATGACAAAAATAAAGTTCTTTACCAAAGCCGCCATGCTTTCATTAGGGCTGGCGATATCCAGCAGCGCTTTCGCCGCCACGACGTTGCACGTCGGGACCTGGCTGCCGCCGACCAACCCACAGAATGCCGTCGTCTGGCCGACGTGGGCCAAATGGGTCGAAGAGGCAACGGAAGGGCGGGTTAAGGTTAAAATCGAAAACGATCTGGGCCACCCGAAAACCATGTTCCAGTTGGTAGAAGACGGTGTCGTCAACGCCGGATTTAGTTACCACGGTTACGTTCCGGGCCGTTTCGAGTTGCCCCAGATTGTGGAATTGCCGGGCCTGGGTGTAGGAGCCGAGGCGGCTTCCGTGGCACTCTGGCGGGTGTATAACAAGTACTTCATGGACTCCGGCGAGTTTGTAGGCCTGACCCTCATTGGCATGTTTACCCATGGTCCGGGCTATATCCATTCCATTGATCCAATCACCTCCTTCGATCAGATAAAGGGCAAGAAGATTCGTATTGGTGGTGGCGTCCAGACCGATCTTGGCAAGCGAATGGACGTGACCCCGGTTTCAGCGCCAGCCCCAGAAGTCTATCAAATGATGCAGCAGGGGATGATTGATGGTGCCTTCCTCCCCATGGGTGAGCAGAAGACCCTGCGTCTCAAAGAAGTGGCGCCCAACGTCACCATGCTCCCTGGAGGCATGTACCTCGGCAGTTTTTCCATGTTCATCGATCCATACTTCCTGGAAAAGCTGGACCCCAAGGATCGCGAGGCGATCATGAGCGTATCGGGTGAAAAACTCTCCGCACTGGCCGGACGCGCTTGGGATGGTATTGATGACGAGGGACTGAAGGCCGCGCAGGAAGCCGGCGTCAACATCATCCGGGTTAAGGAAGGGGATCAGATGGCGCAGGACTTCCAGAAGCTGATTCAGGGCATGGACGAACAGTGGATCCAGAGCGTGTCTGATCGTGCCCCGAATGCCCGACAGGCGCTCAAAGAGCTGCGAACCGTTGCTCGAGAGTATGAGCGTGAGCACCAGGAGTAA
- a CDS encoding TRAP transporter small permease: MSLATWVNSHYSEKGPAKWLVFLLELVAASVLFLLMLTTCLDVAGRYLFNSPVLGATELTRLGLALMVFAAMPVITYRGGHIVVDLLDNVLGQKVLKVLGLVSALVISSSMYFLGVRIFELGERSIRRGVVTEFLGLPSGYIAEYIAIMSWLTAATMITLGVYRVLFTPQK; the protein is encoded by the coding sequence ATGTCTCTCGCTACATGGGTTAACAGTCATTATAGCGAGAAGGGGCCAGCCAAGTGGCTGGTCTTCCTTCTGGAGCTTGTAGCAGCGTCAGTTCTCTTCCTGCTTATGTTGACTACCTGCCTGGACGTGGCCGGTCGCTATCTCTTCAACAGTCCCGTTCTCGGGGCCACTGAGCTCACCCGACTCGGCCTTGCCCTGATGGTATTCGCGGCGATGCCGGTTATCACTTATCGGGGTGGGCATATCGTGGTGGATCTGCTGGACAATGTGCTGGGGCAAAAGGTGTTGAAGGTTCTCGGACTGGTTTCGGCCCTGGTTATTTCCTCTTCGATGTACTTCCTTGGGGTACGGATCTTTGAGCTTGGCGAGAGGTCGATCCGGCGTGGTGTTGTGACGGAATTTCTCGGCCTGCCCAGTGGTTATATTGCCGAGTACATCGCCATTATGAGTTGGCTGACCGCTGCCACCATGATAACGCTCGGCGTTTATCGCGTTCTGTTCACTCCTCAAAAATAA
- a CDS encoding TRAP transporter large permease, whose product MTVVLTGFAVLLFMIVVLRVPIAFAMGLVGFFGFAFLMGLDLTNFMDFRWRGALSMASNRVIGTVQNYSLSVIPLFVLMGNLVTRSGLAQELYHVSNAFLGHRKGGLSMATVVACGGFSAICGSSLATSATMGKVAMPSMRKYGYADSLATASIAAGGTLGILIPPSVILIIYGLLTESSIRELFAAGFIPGILGMLMYMVAVRYVVWRDPSAGPAGEKAEWPERLRALKGVWGVLLLFTVVMGGIYLGIFTPTEAAGIGAGGAFLIALARRSLTLSTLFETLADTARTSAMLFAVVIGALIFSDFINRAGLPDMLLEFVTALDVAPIVVILAILGIYIVLGMVFESLSMILLTVPVFYPLVASMGFDLVWFGIVVVVVTEISLITPPVGMNVFVLSAVLRDVKTGTIFKGVTPFWCADIVRLALIVFIAQIALFLPELLYR is encoded by the coding sequence ATGACCGTCGTGCTGACCGGCTTTGCCGTTCTACTTTTCATGATCGTGGTTCTGAGGGTGCCAATTGCCTTTGCCATGGGCCTGGTCGGTTTCTTTGGTTTCGCCTTTCTGATGGGGCTGGACCTGACCAATTTCATGGATTTCCGCTGGCGGGGCGCTCTTTCGATGGCGTCGAACCGGGTGATCGGTACGGTCCAGAATTATAGCTTGTCGGTGATTCCGTTGTTCGTGCTGATGGGTAACCTGGTGACCCGTTCGGGCCTTGCCCAGGAGCTTTACCATGTTTCCAATGCCTTTCTCGGTCATCGCAAAGGCGGATTGTCCATGGCAACGGTAGTAGCTTGTGGTGGTTTCTCGGCGATCTGTGGCTCCAGTCTGGCGACCTCCGCGACCATGGGCAAGGTGGCCATGCCATCGATGCGCAAATACGGTTATGCCGACTCTTTGGCCACTGCCTCTATCGCTGCTGGCGGCACTCTGGGCATCCTGATTCCGCCGAGCGTGATTCTGATAATTTACGGTCTGCTGACCGAGTCCTCTATCCGTGAACTGTTCGCCGCCGGTTTCATTCCGGGCATCCTCGGCATGCTGATGTATATGGTCGCGGTGCGTTATGTGGTTTGGCGTGATCCCAGCGCCGGCCCCGCGGGTGAGAAAGCCGAATGGCCGGAACGTTTGCGCGCGCTGAAAGGAGTTTGGGGCGTATTGCTGTTGTTCACCGTCGTCATGGGCGGTATCTATCTGGGTATCTTCACGCCGACGGAAGCGGCGGGCATCGGTGCCGGTGGCGCTTTTTTGATTGCCCTCGCCCGGCGCAGCCTCACTTTGTCGACACTTTTCGAAACACTGGCGGATACAGCGCGTACTTCTGCGATGCTGTTTGCCGTGGTGATCGGGGCGCTGATTTTCTCGGACTTTATTAACCGGGCCGGGCTGCCGGACATGCTGCTGGAGTTCGTGACTGCGCTGGATGTGGCCCCGATTGTCGTGATTCTGGCAATTTTGGGTATCTACATTGTGCTTGGGATGGTGTTTGAGAGCCTGTCGATGATCCTGTTGACAGTGCCGGTATTCTATCCGCTGGTGGCGAGTATGGGCTTCGATCTGGTGTGGTTCGGCATAGTTGTCGTTGTCGTGACTGAGATCAGTCTGATCACGCCACCCGTGGGTATGAACGTCTTTGTGCTCAGTGCAGTATTGAGAGATGTCAAGACGGGTACTATCTTCAAGGGTGTTACCCCGTTTTGGTGCGCCGATATTGTGCGTTTGGCGCTGATTGTGTTTATTGCTCAGATTGCGCTGTTTTTGCCGGAGCTGCTGTACCGCTAA
- a CDS encoding universal stress protein, translating into MYHDVKKILYVSDLDKGSRAAFRAAVSLCGHYSEAQITYLYVIESLSGTARSVLSNMMEKEELDDMLHKGVEALSVKIRGRIERFCAEELEDHEVLSLKNIEARIEEGSPWRKILEVGDEINADVIVMGTRKHNALGQALMGSTSTKTLTHSKRPVLIVPLGTA; encoded by the coding sequence ATGTATCATGATGTTAAAAAGATTTTATATGTCTCCGATCTTGATAAAGGCTCACGCGCGGCATTCCGTGCAGCGGTCAGCCTTTGTGGTCACTACTCCGAGGCGCAGATCACTTATCTGTATGTGATTGAGTCCCTGTCGGGTACCGCACGCAGTGTGCTGAGTAACATGATGGAAAAAGAAGAGCTCGACGACATGCTGCACAAGGGCGTTGAGGCGTTGAGCGTCAAGATTCGCGGTCGGATAGAGCGCTTCTGCGCGGAAGAGCTGGAAGATCACGAAGTGTTAAGCTTGAAGAACATTGAGGCGCGCATCGAGGAAGGCTCGCCCTGGCGTAAAATCCTTGAAGTCGGCGACGAGATAAATGCCGATGTGATCGTTATGGGAACCCGCAAGCATAACGCGCTGGGGCAAGCACTGATGGGCTCTACCTCAACCAAGACGCTGACCCACTCTAAGCGTCCGGTGCTGATCGTGCCGCTGGGCACTGCCTGA